The Syntrophales bacterium genomic sequence TACTCCAAATATTGTATCCACCCCGCATTTCGCAATTGTTATAGGAAGAATGAAACCACCAGTCATCCGACTTCCATGATGAACTTTTATCGTTGTTTATGTCCAGGCGGATTTCCGGGTAGAGTTCGCCCGACTGTGGTTTCAGATTGGTGAAGGCGACATACAGGTTATCGACATCGTTTTTGTAGAATACCTTTACAACCCAGCCTTCTTCCACCGTTATTTCTGCTGTTTTCGCATCATCCCATTCTCCCGACGCAGGTATGCCGTCAATCTTCGGCGGGGCATGAAGCGGCATTTCTCGCACTTGGGAAATGCCTTGCATATCATAAACGGCTTCCTCTGTGCCTATTTTCCCATTACCATTCACATCACCAGATTTATAGACAATTGCCTCGGATATGACTCCGGCAGGAATTCCGATTGCCAAAATTGCATCGGCAAGATCAATCTTCCCGTCGCCGTTGATGTCTCCTCTAAAAGTCGGCAGCGATGAAAGTTGGAAATCCGCATTGGTTGTTTGTGCAGTAGTCACATTAACCTTTGAGGCAGCGGCGTAGGACAAGGCGTTGTTGAAATATTTAAGCGCATAATCCGTCCCGCCGGTGTTTGCCTCGAGGCGGTAATCGCCCGAAGACAGTCCTGATATGGTATAGGAACCGTCGGGATTTGATTTCGCACACCCCCCGCCGCCGTAAGCGCCGGTTGAATAATTTTCAGCAGCAATCCAAACCCCCGCAACCGGGCTGCCATCTGATTCGCGTGTTACTTTGCCAGTGATTTTTCCTTTCTCCGCCAGTCCGAAATTGATGTTGGGTGTGGTCTGCCCTGCGGTTACCGTTACCGGCGCTGCAGAACTGCTGTCAGTAACATTGTCATAATACTCGGACAGATAGTCTGTCCCGTCCGCACTCACCTGAACATTATAA encodes the following:
- a CDS encoding carboxypeptidase regulatory-like domain-containing protein, whose translation is MSADGTDYLSEYYDNVTDSSSAAPVTVTAGQTTPNINFGLAEKGKITGKVTRESDGSPVAGVWIAAENYSTGAYGGGGCAKSNPDGSYTISGLSSGDYRLEANTGGTDYALKYFNNALSYAAASKVNVTTAQTTNADFQLSSLPTFRGDINGDGKIDLADAILAIGIPAGVISEAIVYKSGDVNGNGKIGTEEAVYDMQGISQVREMPLHAPPKIDGIPASGEWDDAKTAEITVEEGWVVKVFYKNDVDNLYVAFTNLKPQSGELYPEIRLDINNDKSSSWKSDDWWFHSSYNNCEMRGGYNIWSTCNRSKLGWSGNIFPLATPGTVEVRIEYEKLGLVSGAARDIGVAFDVTDTRTKWKFWPSSASTSNPSTWGTWHIE